A genomic segment from Kallotenue papyrolyticum encodes:
- a CDS encoding glycoside hydrolase family 65 protein yields MTTHAHTDLFSITNDEGWRLTVEGWDPKAEPAIEAVLALVNGYQGTRAAVEEGSRVSTPATFLNGVFDVSTEQVAQAAATPDHVVIAAPTQELVVAPDWSRLRLIADSQPLDLESAELLSQRRTLDLHRGVLLREWRLRVAGKTTRLRSLRCASLDDRHVLIQLLEFTPEDWSGTATIEALVEGNVTNEGGVRHLVGTQTGAFEGGLLLTTATSEKQIPIAYATHATLTNAEGDNLAWDDVSTPTTIIQRWQTAVSAGQPLLLQKIVTVWTGRDDADPVARAQETLRQATHLGVSRLLERSAAAWAERWAVADVVISANQDLQRRARFAIYHLIGCANPDDEYASPGARSLTGERYKGHVFWDTEIFVLPFFVYTHPPTARTLLMYRYHTLPAARAKAQAQGYQGALYAWESTDTGEDVTPPFVINAAGERLEILTAQQEHHISADVAYAIWQYWHATGDDAFMLRAGAEMLIELARFWASRATLGDDGRYHILKVIGPDEFHEHVDDNAYTNRMAQWVLRRGQEIVAWLRERHPQRWQELAAQLAFSDDELTRWREVADGLVDNFDPTTGLFEQHRGYFQLEDVDLRQFEPRKTSMDVLLGWERLSKTQIIKQADVIMLLFLLGDRYPREVHAANFRYYEPRTAHDSSLSASFHALAAARMDELELAERYWLKASNIDLDFTRGVTAAGGIHIATLGGMWQALIFGFGGMFVEQDGPRFEPHVPEHWGELRFTILWRGQPMRVTARGTSADVQRDGAT; encoded by the coding sequence ATGACCACACACGCACACACCGATCTCTTCAGCATCACCAACGATGAGGGCTGGCGCCTGACGGTCGAGGGCTGGGATCCCAAGGCCGAGCCGGCCATCGAAGCCGTGCTGGCGCTGGTCAACGGCTACCAGGGCACGCGCGCGGCGGTCGAGGAAGGCAGCCGCGTTTCAACACCGGCCACCTTTCTCAACGGTGTCTTCGACGTTTCGACCGAACAGGTGGCCCAAGCCGCAGCTACGCCCGACCACGTCGTCATCGCCGCGCCGACGCAGGAGCTGGTGGTCGCGCCCGACTGGTCACGGCTGCGCCTGATCGCCGACAGCCAGCCGCTCGACCTGGAGAGCGCCGAGCTGCTGAGTCAGCGCCGCACGTTGGATCTGCACCGCGGCGTGCTGCTGCGCGAGTGGCGCCTGCGCGTTGCGGGCAAGACCACCCGTCTGCGCTCGCTACGCTGCGCGTCGCTGGATGATCGACATGTGCTGATCCAGTTGCTGGAGTTTACGCCCGAAGACTGGAGTGGCACGGCGACGATCGAGGCGCTGGTGGAGGGCAACGTCACTAACGAGGGCGGCGTGCGCCATCTGGTCGGGACGCAGACCGGCGCCTTCGAGGGCGGTCTGCTGCTGACCACCGCCACCTCGGAAAAGCAGATTCCGATCGCCTACGCCACGCATGCCACCCTGACCAACGCTGAAGGCGACAACCTGGCCTGGGACGACGTATCAACGCCCACCACCATTATCCAGCGCTGGCAGACGGCAGTCAGCGCCGGGCAGCCGCTGCTGTTGCAAAAGATCGTCACGGTCTGGACCGGTCGCGATGATGCCGATCCTGTGGCCCGTGCCCAGGAAACACTCCGCCAGGCAACCCACCTGGGCGTGTCCAGGCTGCTGGAACGTAGCGCGGCGGCCTGGGCCGAGCGTTGGGCGGTCGCCGATGTCGTGATCAGCGCCAACCAGGATCTGCAGCGACGCGCGCGGTTCGCGATCTACCATCTGATCGGTTGCGCCAATCCCGACGATGAGTATGCCTCGCCCGGCGCGCGTTCGCTCACCGGCGAGCGCTACAAGGGCCATGTCTTCTGGGATACCGAGATCTTCGTCCTGCCGTTCTTTGTCTATACTCACCCGCCAACGGCGCGGACGCTGCTGATGTATCGCTACCACACCTTGCCGGCAGCGCGCGCCAAAGCGCAGGCGCAGGGCTACCAGGGCGCCCTCTATGCTTGGGAGTCGACCGACACCGGCGAGGACGTCACACCGCCGTTCGTGATCAACGCCGCCGGTGAGCGGCTCGAAATCCTGACGGCGCAACAGGAGCATCATATCTCTGCCGATGTGGCCTACGCGATCTGGCAGTACTGGCACGCCACCGGCGACGACGCCTTTATGCTACGCGCCGGCGCCGAGATGCTGATCGAACTGGCACGCTTCTGGGCCTCGCGCGCCACGCTGGGCGATGATGGCCGTTACCATATCCTCAAGGTGATCGGGCCGGACGAGTTCCACGAGCACGTTGACGACAATGCCTACACCAACCGCATGGCGCAGTGGGTGCTGCGTCGTGGACAGGAGATCGTCGCCTGGCTGCGCGAGCGGCATCCGCAGCGCTGGCAGGAACTGGCCGCGCAGCTTGCCTTCAGCGATGACGAGCTGACGCGCTGGCGCGAGGTCGCCGACGGGCTGGTGGACAACTTCGATCCGACCACCGGCTTGTTCGAGCAGCACCGCGGCTACTTCCAGCTCGAAGACGTCGATCTGCGGCAGTTCGAGCCGCGCAAAACCTCCATGGACGTGCTGCTGGGCTGGGAGCGCCTGAGCAAAACGCAGATCATCAAGCAGGCCGATGTGATCATGCTGTTGTTCCTGCTCGGCGATCGCTATCCCCGCGAGGTGCATGCCGCCAACTTCCGCTATTACGAGCCACGCACCGCTCACGACAGTTCGCTGAGCGCCAGCTTCCATGCTCTGGCCGCGGCGCGCATGGACGAGCTGGAGCTGGCCGAACGCTATTGGCTGAAGGCCTCCAACATCGATCTGGACTTCACGCGCGGCGTGACGGCTGCCGGCGGCATCCATATCGCCACCCTCGGCGGCATGTGGCAGGCGCTGATCTTCGGCTTCGGCGGCATGTTCGTGGAGCAGGACGGTCCGCGCTTCGAGCCGCACGTGCCCGAGCACTGGGGCGAGTTGCGCTTCACGATCCTGTGGCGCGGCCAGCCGATGCGTGTCACCGCGCGTGGCACCAGCGCGGACGTGCAGCGCGACGGCGCGACGTGA
- a CDS encoding ArsR/SmtB family transcription factor has product MTRTDTDRLTLERGRSAGQGCCAPIASRLDDASAAVTAELLKALADPARLQILDVLLQREGMVCVCDLEGVVGLPDPQTGQRPKQPTISHHLRVLREAGLVSYEKRGTWSYYSVRRERLRELWALLAWLR; this is encoded by the coding sequence ATGACCAGAACCGACACTGATCGCCTTACACTCGAACGTGGCCGCTCTGCAGGGCAGGGATGCTGCGCGCCGATCGCGTCGCGGCTTGATGATGCGAGCGCGGCAGTCACTGCCGAGCTGCTCAAGGCGCTAGCCGATCCGGCACGCCTTCAGATTCTGGACGTGCTGCTGCAGCGCGAGGGCATGGTGTGCGTGTGCGATCTGGAGGGTGTGGTCGGTCTGCCCGATCCACAGACCGGTCAGCGGCCCAAGCAGCCGACGATCTCGCACCACCTGCGCGTGCTGCGCGAGGCCGGGCTGGTCAGCTACGAGAAGCGCGGCACCTGGTCCTACTACTCCGTGCGGCGCGAACGGCTGCGCGAGCTGTGGGCTCTGCTGGCCTGGCTGCGCTAG
- a CDS encoding arsenite methyltransferase: MDRTTEIREAVRERYGSLARQVLTARDDGQQAVACCGTASGCCTEATSSDTISQGLYSLDDLEGVPLKAALASLGCGNPTALAELHPGEIVLDLGSGGGIDVLLSARRVGPSGKAYGLDMTDEMLALARQNAAEAGVTNVEFLKGDIAAIPLPDASVDVIISNCVINLAVDKQAVFREAFRVLKPGGRFAVSDIVIHGGLPAALGDDAALRRDLSAWAGCIAGALTDEEYRVGLATAGFDTIELEVTRRYTLADVPPQAWLARLAPELAREVIGRFASTFVRARKPAA; this comes from the coding sequence ATGGACCGCACGACGGAGATCAGGGAGGCCGTCCGCGAGCGTTACGGCTCGCTGGCGCGGCAGGTGTTGACGGCGCGAGACGATGGGCAGCAGGCGGTTGCCTGTTGTGGCACGGCGAGTGGCTGTTGTACGGAGGCGACCAGCAGCGACACGATCTCGCAGGGACTGTACAGCCTCGACGACCTAGAGGGCGTGCCGCTCAAGGCGGCGCTGGCCTCGCTGGGCTGCGGCAATCCTACGGCGCTGGCTGAACTGCATCCGGGCGAGATCGTGCTCGACCTGGGCAGCGGTGGCGGGATCGATGTGCTGCTGTCGGCGCGGCGGGTGGGACCGAGCGGCAAAGCCTACGGCCTGGACATGACCGACGAGATGCTTGCCCTGGCACGGCAGAATGCCGCCGAAGCGGGCGTGACCAATGTCGAGTTTCTCAAGGGCGACATCGCCGCCATCCCCCTGCCGGATGCCAGCGTCGATGTGATCATTTCGAACTGCGTGATCAACCTGGCGGTTGACAAACAGGCGGTCTTTCGCGAAGCATTTCGCGTGCTCAAGCCGGGTGGTCGCTTTGCCGTCTCAGATATCGTGATTCACGGCGGGTTGCCGGCGGCGCTGGGTGATGACGCTGCTCTGCGACGCGATCTATCGGCCTGGGCCGGCTGCATCGCCGGCGCGCTCACCGACGAGGAGTATCGCGTTGGCCTGGCAACAGCGGGCTTTGATACGATCGAGCTGGAGGTGACGCGGCGCTACACGCTGGCCGATGTGCCGCCGCAGGCCTGGTTGGCACGTTTGGCGCCGGAGTTGGCGCGCGAGGTCATCGGTCGTTTTGCGAGCACCTTTGTGCGCGCGCGTAAACCGGCGGCCTAG
- a CDS encoding amidohydrolase has translation MHDLLITNARIHTLDAARPLARRMLVRAGRIAALDEAVPDAVDAPVLDLGGATVVPGLIDSHVHLVWTGVRHFALRLAGVTTLAELRERLAAAAEQRAPGQLILGLDLDMEAFDPAPTAADLDAVAPRHPVLLKGDTGHLTLANTLAMQHFAVGPTTPGWHADGRLIGAANTAVAWRGPNEFAAAIGWERVLRAAAEEAARVGLTTLHALEGADAADDPGVRALLQQASRLPVRTVVYWQTTHVAAAQALSLPRIGGCIWIDGDFGPHTAALKQPYADCPCTCGELYLSDERLQAFVDAAHTAGLQIALHCVGDAAVAQVLRAYRRALERWPRADHRHRIEHFEVYDDDLLREARALGIAVALQPAFDGYFGGIAHNAQYLGWERAQRADAIATFDRHGIPIGGGSDSTVTPLGPLYGMHCAVNHSNPRERVTPERALRLWTIDNAYLAFEEHDKGSLAPGKLADFVALDADPLAVAPASIKDIQVRLTVMGGAITYQRAAPDGNAAPAARNAWP, from the coding sequence ATGCACGATCTGCTGATCACCAATGCCCGCATCCACACGCTCGATGCGGCGCGGCCCCTGGCGCGGCGCATGCTGGTGCGCGCCGGACGCATCGCGGCCTTGGATGAGGCCGTGCCCGACGCGGTCGACGCGCCTGTTCTGGACCTGGGCGGCGCGACGGTTGTGCCCGGCTTGATCGACTCGCACGTGCACCTTGTCTGGACCGGCGTGCGTCATTTCGCGCTCAGGCTGGCGGGCGTCACCACGTTGGCGGAGCTGCGCGAGCGGCTGGCCGCGGCAGCCGAGCAGCGCGCGCCCGGCCAGTTGATCCTGGGGCTGGACCTCGACATGGAAGCCTTCGATCCCGCACCGACCGCCGCCGATCTGGATGCGGTCGCGCCACGGCACCCGGTGCTGCTCAAGGGCGATACCGGCCACCTGACGCTGGCCAACACCCTGGCGATGCAGCACTTCGCGGTTGGGCCAACTACGCCCGGCTGGCACGCCGATGGCCGGCTCATCGGAGCGGCCAACACTGCGGTCGCCTGGCGCGGCCCCAACGAGTTCGCCGCGGCGATCGGCTGGGAGCGTGTGCTGCGCGCCGCCGCCGAGGAAGCCGCGCGCGTCGGGCTGACGACGCTCCATGCCCTCGAAGGCGCAGATGCCGCCGACGATCCCGGGGTGCGCGCGCTGCTCCAGCAGGCGAGCAGGCTACCGGTGCGCACCGTAGTGTACTGGCAGACCACCCATGTGGCTGCCGCGCAGGCGCTGAGCCTGCCGCGCATCGGCGGCTGCATCTGGATCGACGGCGACTTCGGCCCGCACACCGCTGCGCTCAAGCAGCCCTACGCCGACTGCCCATGCACCTGTGGCGAGCTCTACCTGAGCGATGAACGTCTGCAGGCGTTTGTGGACGCGGCCCATACCGCCGGCCTGCAGATCGCCCTGCACTGCGTCGGCGATGCAGCCGTCGCGCAGGTGTTGCGCGCCTATCGTCGCGCGCTCGAACGCTGGCCGCGCGCCGACCATCGTCATCGCATCGAGCACTTCGAGGTCTATGACGATGATCTGCTGCGCGAAGCGCGGGCGCTGGGCATCGCGGTCGCGCTCCAGCCCGCCTTCGACGGCTATTTCGGCGGCATCGCTCACAACGCGCAGTATCTCGGCTGGGAGCGCGCCCAACGCGCCGACGCGATCGCCACCTTTGATCGCCACGGCATTCCCATTGGCGGCGGGTCGGACAGCACCGTCACGCCGCTCGGCCCGCTCTACGGCATGCACTGCGCCGTGAATCATTCCAACCCGCGCGAGCGGGTTACGCCCGAACGCGCGCTGCGCCTGTGGACCATCGACAACGCTTACCTGGCCTTCGAGGAGCACGACAAAGGCTCGCTCGCGCCCGGCAAGCTGGCCGATTTCGTCGCGCTGGACGCCGATCCGCTGGCCGTGGCGCCTGCGTCGATCAAGGACATCCAGGTGCGCCTCACGGTCATGGGCGGCGCGATCACCTATCAGCGTGCGGCTCCGGACGGGAACGCCGCGCCTGCCGCCCGCAACGCCTGGCCATGA